The following are encoded in a window of Camelus ferus isolate YT-003-E chromosome 28, BCGSAC_Cfer_1.0, whole genome shotgun sequence genomic DNA:
- the TMEM150A gene encoding transmembrane protein 150A — translation MTAWILLPVSLSAFSITGLWTVYAMAVMNHHVCPVENWSYNESCSPDPTEPGGPKTCCTLDDVPLISKCGTYPPESCLFSLIGNMGAFMVALICLLRYGQLLEQNRHSWVNTTTLITGCTNAVGLVVVSNFQVDHAKSLHYVGTGVAFTAGLLFVCLHCALSYHGATAPQDLAVAYLRILLAAIAFVTLILNGVFFIHESSQLQHGAALCEWVYVIDLLIFYGTFSYEFGAVSSETLVAALQPAPGRACKSSGSSSASTHLNCAPESVAMI, via the exons ATGACCGCCTGGATCCTCCTTCCTGTCAGCCTGTCAGCATTCTCCATCACTGGCCTATGGACTGT GTATGCCATGGCCGTGATGAACCACCACGTGTGCCCCGTGGAGAACTG GTCCTACAACGAATCCTGCTCTCCTGACCCCACTGAGCCAGGGGGCCCCAAGACCTGCTGTACCCTGGATGATGTCCCCCTCATCAG CAAGTGCGGCACATACCCTCCAGAGAGTTGCCTCTTCAGCCTCATTGGCAACATGGGTGCTTTCATGG TGGCCCTGATCTGCCTCCTGCGCTATGGGCAGCTCCTGGAGCAGAATCGTCATTCCTGGGTTAACACCACGACGCTCATCACAGGCTGCACCAACGCCGTGGGCCTTGTGGTAGTCAGCAACTTTCAG GTGGATCACGCTAAGTCTCTGCACTACGTGGGAACTGGCGTGGCCTTCACCGCCGGCCTGCTCTTTGTCTGCCTGCACTGTGCCCTCTCCTACCATGGGGCCACTGCCCCCCAGGACCTGGCTGTGGCCTACCTGCGGATCCTGCTGGCAGCTATCGCCTTTGTCACTCTGATCCTCA ATGGTGTCTTCTTCATCCACGAGAGCTCCCAGCTGCAGCACGGGGCAGCCCTGTGTGAGTGGGTATATGTCATCGACCTCCTCATTTTCTACGGTACCTTCAGCTACGAGTTCGGGGCAGTCTCCTCAGAGACACTGGTGGCTGCGCTGCAGCCTGCCCCCGGCCGGGCCTGCAAGTCCTCCGGGAGCAGCAGCGCCTCCACGCACCTCAACTGTGCCCCTGAGAGCGTTGCCATGATCTGA
- the RNF181 gene encoding E3 ubiquitin-protein ligase RNF181 isoform X1: MASYFDEHDCEPLDQQQDARTNMLLELARSLFNRMDFEDLGLVVDWDHHLPPPAAKTAVENLPRTVIRGSQAELKCPVCLLEFEEEETAIEMPCHHLFHSNCILPWLSKTNSCPLCRHELPTDDDTYEEHRRDKARKQQQKHRLENLHGAMYT, encoded by the exons ATGGCGTCCTACTTCGATGAACACGACTGCGAGCCGTTGGACCAACAGCAGGATGCCCGAACTAACATGCTGCTGGAGCTCGCAAG GTCACTTTTTAACAGGATGGACTTTGAAGACTTGGGGTTGGTAGTAGACTGGGATCACCACTTGCCTCCACCTGCTGCCAAGACTGCAGTTGAGAACCTCCCCAGGACAGTCATCAGGGGCTCTCAGGCTG AGCTCAAGTGCCCCGTGTGTCTTTTGGAATTTGAGGAGGAGGAGACTGCCATTGAGATGCCTTGCCATCACCTCTTCCATTCCAACTGCATTCTGCCCTGGCTGAGCAAG ACAAACTCCTGTCCCCTGTGCCGCCATGAGCTACCCACTGATGATGACACTTATGAGGAACACAGACGAGATAAG GCTCgcaagcagcagcagaagcaccGACTGGAGAACCTCCATGGAGCCATGTACACATGA
- the RNF181 gene encoding E3 ubiquitin-protein ligase RNF181 isoform X4, which produces MASYFDEHDCEPLDQQQDARTNMLLELARSLFNRMDFEDLGLVVDWDHHLPPPAAKTAVENLPRTVIRGSQAELKCPVCLLEFEEEETAIEMPCHHLFHSNCILPWLSKARKQQQKHRLENLHGAMYT; this is translated from the exons ATGGCGTCCTACTTCGATGAACACGACTGCGAGCCGTTGGACCAACAGCAGGATGCCCGAACTAACATGCTGCTGGAGCTCGCAAG GTCACTTTTTAACAGGATGGACTTTGAAGACTTGGGGTTGGTAGTAGACTGGGATCACCACTTGCCTCCACCTGCTGCCAAGACTGCAGTTGAGAACCTCCCCAGGACAGTCATCAGGGGCTCTCAGGCTG AGCTCAAGTGCCCCGTGTGTCTTTTGGAATTTGAGGAGGAGGAGACTGCCATTGAGATGCCTTGCCATCACCTCTTCCATTCCAACTGCATTCTGCCCTGGCTGAGCAAG GCTCgcaagcagcagcagaagcaccGACTGGAGAACCTCCATGGAGCCATGTACACATGA
- the RNF181 gene encoding E3 ubiquitin-protein ligase RNF181 isoform X3, which yields MASYFDEHDCEPLDQQQDARTNMLLELARSLFNRMDFEDLGLVVDWDHHLPPPAAKTAVENLPRTVIRGSQAELKCPVCLLEFEEEETAIEMPCHHLFHSNCILPWLSKTNSCPLCRHELPTDDDTYEEHRRDKA from the exons ATGGCGTCCTACTTCGATGAACACGACTGCGAGCCGTTGGACCAACAGCAGGATGCCCGAACTAACATGCTGCTGGAGCTCGCAAG GTCACTTTTTAACAGGATGGACTTTGAAGACTTGGGGTTGGTAGTAGACTGGGATCACCACTTGCCTCCACCTGCTGCCAAGACTGCAGTTGAGAACCTCCCCAGGACAGTCATCAGGGGCTCTCAGGCTG AGCTCAAGTGCCCCGTGTGTCTTTTGGAATTTGAGGAGGAGGAGACTGCCATTGAGATGCCTTGCCATCACCTCTTCCATTCCAACTGCATTCTGCCCTGGCTGAGCAAG ACAAACTCCTGTCCCCTGTGCCGCCATGAGCTACCCACTGATGATGACACTTATGAGGAACACAGACGAGATAAG GCCTGA
- the RNF181 gene encoding E3 ubiquitin-protein ligase RNF181 isoform X2, producing MASYFDEHDCEPLDQQQDARTNMLLELARSLFNRMDFEDLGLVVDWDHHLPPPAAKTAVENLPRTVIRGSQAELKCPVCLLEFEEEETAIEMPCHHLFHSNCILPWLSKTNSCPLCRHELPTDDDTYEEHRRDKQA from the exons ATGGCGTCCTACTTCGATGAACACGACTGCGAGCCGTTGGACCAACAGCAGGATGCCCGAACTAACATGCTGCTGGAGCTCGCAAG GTCACTTTTTAACAGGATGGACTTTGAAGACTTGGGGTTGGTAGTAGACTGGGATCACCACTTGCCTCCACCTGCTGCCAAGACTGCAGTTGAGAACCTCCCCAGGACAGTCATCAGGGGCTCTCAGGCTG AGCTCAAGTGCCCCGTGTGTCTTTTGGAATTTGAGGAGGAGGAGACTGCCATTGAGATGCCTTGCCATCACCTCTTCCATTCCAACTGCATTCTGCCCTGGCTGAGCAAG ACAAACTCCTGTCCCCTGTGCCGCCATGAGCTACCCACTGATGATGACACTTATGAGGAACACAGACGAGATAAG CAGGCCTGA
- the VAMP5 gene encoding vesicle-associated membrane protein 5 isoform X1, producing MAGKELEQCQRQADEVTEIMLNNFGKVLERDGKLAELEKRSDQLLDMSSAFSKTTKTMARKKRWENIRCRIYLGAIVGGSLVIILIVLLAVFLSLSSKNSGAPQAQGAGASSGPGD from the exons atG GCAGGGAAAGAGCTGGAGCAGTGCCAGCGGCAGGCAGATGAGGTGACAGAAATCATGCTCAACAACTTCGGCAAGGTCCTGGAGCGTGACGGGAAGCTGGCGGAGCTGGAAAAACGTTCAGACCAACTCCTAGATATG AGCTCAGCCTTCAGCAAGACAACCAAGACTATGGCCCGGAAGAAGCGCTGGGAGAACATCCGTTGCCGGATCTACTTGGGGGCGATCGTGGGCGGCAGCCTGGTCATTATACTGATCGTGCTGCTGGCCGTCTTTCTCTCACTAAGCAGCAAGAACAGTGGTGCCCCACAGGCCCAGGGCGCAGGTGCTTCCTCAGGGCCTGGGGACTGA
- the VAMP5 gene encoding vesicle-associated membrane protein 5 isoform X2 produces MLNNFGKVLERDGKLAELEKRSDQLLDMSSAFSKTTKTMARKKRWENIRCRIYLGAIVGGSLVIILIVLLAVFLSLSSKNSGAPQAQGAGASSGPGD; encoded by the exons ATGCTCAACAACTTCGGCAAGGTCCTGGAGCGTGACGGGAAGCTGGCGGAGCTGGAAAAACGTTCAGACCAACTCCTAGATATG AGCTCAGCCTTCAGCAAGACAACCAAGACTATGGCCCGGAAGAAGCGCTGGGAGAACATCCGTTGCCGGATCTACTTGGGGGCGATCGTGGGCGGCAGCCTGGTCATTATACTGATCGTGCTGCTGGCCGTCTTTCTCTCACTAAGCAGCAAGAACAGTGGTGCCCCACAGGCCCAGGGCGCAGGTGCTTCCTCAGGGCCTGGGGACTGA
- the VAMP8 gene encoding vesicle-associated membrane protein 8 isoform X1: MEEASGGGGDDRVRNLRSEVEGVKNIMTQNVERILARGENLDHLRNKTEDLEATSEHFKTTSQKVARKFWWKNVKMIVLICVIVFIIVLFIVLFATGAIP; this comes from the exons ATG GAGGAGGCCAGTGGCGGTGGAGGAGATGACCGTGTGCGGAACCTGCGGAGCGAAGTGGAGGGAGTCAAGAATATTATGACCCAGAACGTGGAGCGGATCCTGGCCCGGGGAGAAAACTTGGACCATCTCCGCAACAAGACAGAGGATCTGGAAGCCACA TCCGAGCACTTCAAGACCACATCGCAGAAAGTGGCTCGGAAGTTCTGGTGGAAGAATGTGAAGATGATCGTCCTCATCTGCGTGATCGTTTTTATCATCGTCCTCTTCATCGTGCTCTTTGCCACGGGTGCCATCCCTTAA
- the GGCX gene encoding vitamin K-dependent gamma-carboxylase isoform X1 — MAASARSARVPPVSDKVQKDKAGQTSGSRQGSRMGKLLGFEWTDVSSWGRLVTLLNRPTDPASLAVFRFLFGLLMVLDIPQERGLSSLDRRYLDGLDVCRFPLLDALQPLPLDWMYLVYTIMFLGALGVMLGLCYRISCVLFLLPYWYVFLLDKTSWNNHSYLYGLLAFQLTFLDANHYWSVDGLLSARKRNAHVPLWNYAVLRGQIFIVYFVAGVKKLDADWVEGYSMESLSRHWLFSPFKLVLSEEMTSLLVVHWCGLLLDLSAGFLLFFDASRSVGLLFVSYFHCMNSQLFSIGMFPYVMLASSPLFCSPEWPRKLVAHCPKRLQGLLPLRAAPQPSASCVYKRGRAKGGQKPGLRHRLGAAFTLLYLLEQLFLPYSHFLTQGYNNWTNGLYGYSWDMMVHSRSHQHVKVTYRDGRTGELGYLNPGVFTQSRRWKDHADMLKQYATCLSRLLPKYNVTEPQIYFDIWVSINDRFQQRIFDPRVDIVQAAWSPFRRTPWLQPLLMDLSPWRTKLQEIKSSLDNHTEVVFIADFPGLHLENFVSEDLGNTSIQLLQGEVTVELVSEQRNQTLQEGEKMQLPAGEYHKVHTTSSRPSCYMYMYVNTTELALEQDLAYLQELKEKVENGSETGPLPPELQPLLEGEVKGGPEPTPLVQTFLRRQQKLQEIERRRNAPFHERLVRFWLRKLYVFRRSFLMTCISLRNLALGRPSLEQLAQEVTYANLRPFEPVGESSPSNMDSASPDPPEPHSDPIHSEF; from the exons ATGGCGGCGTCTGCTCGGTCCGCGCGGGTCCCGCCTGTCTCAG ATAAAGTACAGAAAGACAAGGCTGGACAGACCTCAGGGTCCCGTCAGGGCAGCCGAATGGGGAAACTCTTGGGTTTTGAGTGGACAGATGTGTCCAGCTGGGGGAGGCTGGTGACCCTGCTGAACAGGCCAACGGATCCTGCAAGCCTGGCAGTCTTCCGTTTTCTCTTTG ggCTGCTGATGGTCCTGGACATTCCCCAGGAGCGGGGACTCAGCTCCCTGGACCGAAGATACCTGGACGGGCTGGACGTGTGCCGCTTCCCCTTGCTGGATGCCCTGCAGCCACTGCCTCTTGACTGGATGTATCTTGTCTACACCATCATGTTTCTGG GGGCACTGGGCGTGATGCTGGGCCTGTGCTACCGGATAAGCTGTGTGTTATTCCTGCTGCCATACTGGTATGTGTTTCTCCTGGACAAGACGTCATGGAACAACCACTCCTATTTGTATGGTTTGTTGGCCTTCCAGCTGACGTTCTTGGATGCAAACCACTACTG GTCTGTGGACGGCCTGCTGAGTGCGCGGAAGCGGAATGCCCACGTGCCCCTTTGGAACTATGCTGTGCTGCGGGGCCAG ATCTTCATTGTGTACTTCGTTGCGGGTGTGAAGAAGCTGGACGCAGACTGGGTCGAAGGCTACTCCATGGAGTCTCTGTCCCGGCACTGGCTCTTCAGTCCCTTCAA ACTCGTGCTGTCCGAGGAGATGACCAGCCTGCTGGTGGTGCACTGGTGCGGGCTGCTGCTCGACCTCTCAGCTGGTTTCCTGCTCTTCTTTGACGCCTCGAGGTCCGTCGGCCTGCTCTTCGTGTCCTACTTCCACTGTATGAATTCCCAGCTCTTCAGCATCG GTATGTTCCCCTACGTCATGCTGGCCAGCAGCCCTCTCTTCTGCTCTCCCGAGTGGCCCCGGAAGCTGGTCGCTCACTGCCCGAAAAGGCTGCAAGGACTGCTGCCCCTCAGGGCTGCCCCTCAGCCCAGTGCCTCCTGCGTGTACAAGAGGGGCCGTGCCAAGGGCGGCCAGAAGCCGGGGCTGCGCCACCGGCTGGGCGCGGCCTTCACCCTGCTCTACCTCCTGGAGCAGCTCTTCCTGCCTTATTCCCACTTCCTCACCCAG GGCTATAACAACTGGACCAACGGGCTGTACGGCTACTCCTGGGACATGATGGTGCACTCGCGCTCCCACCAGCACGTGAAGGTCACCTACCGCGATGGCCGCACCGGCGAGCTGGGCTACCTTAACCCTGGG GTATTCACACAGAGCCGGCGATGGAAGGATCATGCCGACATGCTGAAGCAATATGCCACTTGCCTGAGCCGCCTGCTTCCCAAGTACAATGTCACTGAGCCCCAGATCTACTTTGATATTTGGGTCTCCATCAATGACCGCTTCCAGCAGAG GATTTTTGACCCTCGCGTGGACATCGTGCAGGCTGCCTGGTCCCCCTTCCGGCGCACACCTTGGCTGCAGCCACTGTTGATGGACTTGTCTCCCTGGAGGACCAAGTTACAGGAAATCAAGAGCAGCCTGGACAACCACACAGAAGTGGTCTTCATCGCAGATTTCCCTG GGCTGCACCTGGAGAACTTCGTGAGCGAAGACCTGGGCAACACAAGCATCCAGCTGCTGCAGGGGGAGGTGACTGTGGAGCTGGTGTCGGAACAGAGGAACCAGACTcttcaggagggagagaagatgcAG TTGCCTGCGGGCGAGTACCATAAGGTGCACACGACGTCGTCCCGCCCTTCCTGCTACATGTACATGTATGTCAACACCACAGAGCTTGCGCTGGAGCAAGACTTGGCGTATCTGCAAGAATTAAAGGAGAAAGTGGAGAATGGAAGTG AAACAGGGCCTCTACCTCCAGAGCTGCAGCCTCTGCTGGAAGGGGAAGTAAAAGGGGGCCCCGAGCCGACACCTCTGGTTCAGACCTTTCTTAGACGCCAGCAAAAGCTCCAGGAGATTGAACGCCGGCGAAATGCCCCTTTCCACGAGCGACTCGTGCGCTTCTGGCTGCGAAAGCTCTATGTGTTTCGCCGCAG cTTCCTGATGACTTGTATTTCACTTCGAAATCTGGCACTGGGCCGCCCTTCCCTGGAGCAGCTGGCCCAGGAGGTGACTTATGCAAACTTGCGACCCTTTGAGCCCGTTGGAGAGTCGAGTCCTTCAAACATGGATTCTGCAAGTCCTGATCCTCCTGAGCCACATTCTGACCCCATCCACTCAGAGTTCTGA
- the GGCX gene encoding vitamin K-dependent gamma-carboxylase isoform X2 — protein MAASARSARVPPVSDKVQKDKAGQTSGSRQGSRMGKLLGFEWTDVSSWGRLVTLLNRPTDPASLAVFRFLFGLLMVLDIPQERGLSSLDRRYLDGLDVCRFPLLDALQPLPLDWMYLVYTIMFLGALGVMLGLCYRISCVLFLLPYWYVFLLDKTSWNNHSYLYGLLAFQLTFLDANHYWSVDGLLSARKRNAHVPLWNYAVLRGQIFIVYFVAGVKKLDADWVEGYSMESLSRHWLFSPFKLVLSEEMTSLLVVHWCGLLLDLSAGFLLFFDASRSVGLLFVSYFHCMNSQLFSIGMFPYVMLASSPLFCSPEWPRKLVAHCPKRLQGLLPLRAAPQPSASCVYKRGRAKGGQKPGLRHRLGAAFTLLYLLEQLFLPYSHFLTQGYNNWTNGLYGYSWDMMVHSRSHQHVKVTYRDGRTGELGYLNPGVFTQSRRWKDHADMLKQYATCLSRLLPKYNVTEPQIYFDIWVSINDRFQQRIFDPRVDIVQAAWSPFRRTPWLQPLLMDLSPWRTKLQEIKSSLDNHTEVVFIADFPGLHLENFVSEDLGNTSIQLLQGEVTVELVSEQRNQTLQEGEKMQKQGLYLQSCSLCWKGK, from the exons ATGGCGGCGTCTGCTCGGTCCGCGCGGGTCCCGCCTGTCTCAG ATAAAGTACAGAAAGACAAGGCTGGACAGACCTCAGGGTCCCGTCAGGGCAGCCGAATGGGGAAACTCTTGGGTTTTGAGTGGACAGATGTGTCCAGCTGGGGGAGGCTGGTGACCCTGCTGAACAGGCCAACGGATCCTGCAAGCCTGGCAGTCTTCCGTTTTCTCTTTG ggCTGCTGATGGTCCTGGACATTCCCCAGGAGCGGGGACTCAGCTCCCTGGACCGAAGATACCTGGACGGGCTGGACGTGTGCCGCTTCCCCTTGCTGGATGCCCTGCAGCCACTGCCTCTTGACTGGATGTATCTTGTCTACACCATCATGTTTCTGG GGGCACTGGGCGTGATGCTGGGCCTGTGCTACCGGATAAGCTGTGTGTTATTCCTGCTGCCATACTGGTATGTGTTTCTCCTGGACAAGACGTCATGGAACAACCACTCCTATTTGTATGGTTTGTTGGCCTTCCAGCTGACGTTCTTGGATGCAAACCACTACTG GTCTGTGGACGGCCTGCTGAGTGCGCGGAAGCGGAATGCCCACGTGCCCCTTTGGAACTATGCTGTGCTGCGGGGCCAG ATCTTCATTGTGTACTTCGTTGCGGGTGTGAAGAAGCTGGACGCAGACTGGGTCGAAGGCTACTCCATGGAGTCTCTGTCCCGGCACTGGCTCTTCAGTCCCTTCAA ACTCGTGCTGTCCGAGGAGATGACCAGCCTGCTGGTGGTGCACTGGTGCGGGCTGCTGCTCGACCTCTCAGCTGGTTTCCTGCTCTTCTTTGACGCCTCGAGGTCCGTCGGCCTGCTCTTCGTGTCCTACTTCCACTGTATGAATTCCCAGCTCTTCAGCATCG GTATGTTCCCCTACGTCATGCTGGCCAGCAGCCCTCTCTTCTGCTCTCCCGAGTGGCCCCGGAAGCTGGTCGCTCACTGCCCGAAAAGGCTGCAAGGACTGCTGCCCCTCAGGGCTGCCCCTCAGCCCAGTGCCTCCTGCGTGTACAAGAGGGGCCGTGCCAAGGGCGGCCAGAAGCCGGGGCTGCGCCACCGGCTGGGCGCGGCCTTCACCCTGCTCTACCTCCTGGAGCAGCTCTTCCTGCCTTATTCCCACTTCCTCACCCAG GGCTATAACAACTGGACCAACGGGCTGTACGGCTACTCCTGGGACATGATGGTGCACTCGCGCTCCCACCAGCACGTGAAGGTCACCTACCGCGATGGCCGCACCGGCGAGCTGGGCTACCTTAACCCTGGG GTATTCACACAGAGCCGGCGATGGAAGGATCATGCCGACATGCTGAAGCAATATGCCACTTGCCTGAGCCGCCTGCTTCCCAAGTACAATGTCACTGAGCCCCAGATCTACTTTGATATTTGGGTCTCCATCAATGACCGCTTCCAGCAGAG GATTTTTGACCCTCGCGTGGACATCGTGCAGGCTGCCTGGTCCCCCTTCCGGCGCACACCTTGGCTGCAGCCACTGTTGATGGACTTGTCTCCCTGGAGGACCAAGTTACAGGAAATCAAGAGCAGCCTGGACAACCACACAGAAGTGGTCTTCATCGCAGATTTCCCTG GGCTGCACCTGGAGAACTTCGTGAGCGAAGACCTGGGCAACACAAGCATCCAGCTGCTGCAGGGGGAGGTGACTGTGGAGCTGGTGTCGGAACAGAGGAACCAGACTcttcaggagggagagaagatgcAG AAACAGGGCCTCTACCTCCAGAGCTGCAGCCTCTGCTGGAAGGGGAAGTAA
- the GGCX gene encoding vitamin K-dependent gamma-carboxylase isoform X3 encodes MAASARSARVPPVSDKVQKDKAGQTSGSRQGSRMGKLLGFEWTDVSSWGRLVTLLNRPTDPASLAVFRFLFGLLMVLDIPQERGLSSLDRRYLDGLDVCRFPLLDALQPLPLDWMYLVYTIMFLGALGVMLGLCYRISCVLFLLPYWYVFLLDKTSWNNHSYLYGLLAFQLTFLDANHYWSVDGLLSARKRNAHVPLWNYAVLRGQIFIVYFVAGVKKLDADWVEGYSMESLSRHWLFSPFKLVLSEEMTSLLVVHWCGLLLDLSAGFLLFFDASRSVGLLFVSYFHCMNSQLFSIGMFPYVMLASSPLFCSPEWPRKLVAHCPKRLQGLLPLRAAPQPSASCVYKRGRAKGGQKPGLRHRLGAAFTLLYLLEQLFLPYSHFLTQGYNNWTNGLYGYSWDMMVHSRSHQHVKVTYRDGRTGELGYLNPGDF; translated from the exons ATGGCGGCGTCTGCTCGGTCCGCGCGGGTCCCGCCTGTCTCAG ATAAAGTACAGAAAGACAAGGCTGGACAGACCTCAGGGTCCCGTCAGGGCAGCCGAATGGGGAAACTCTTGGGTTTTGAGTGGACAGATGTGTCCAGCTGGGGGAGGCTGGTGACCCTGCTGAACAGGCCAACGGATCCTGCAAGCCTGGCAGTCTTCCGTTTTCTCTTTG ggCTGCTGATGGTCCTGGACATTCCCCAGGAGCGGGGACTCAGCTCCCTGGACCGAAGATACCTGGACGGGCTGGACGTGTGCCGCTTCCCCTTGCTGGATGCCCTGCAGCCACTGCCTCTTGACTGGATGTATCTTGTCTACACCATCATGTTTCTGG GGGCACTGGGCGTGATGCTGGGCCTGTGCTACCGGATAAGCTGTGTGTTATTCCTGCTGCCATACTGGTATGTGTTTCTCCTGGACAAGACGTCATGGAACAACCACTCCTATTTGTATGGTTTGTTGGCCTTCCAGCTGACGTTCTTGGATGCAAACCACTACTG GTCTGTGGACGGCCTGCTGAGTGCGCGGAAGCGGAATGCCCACGTGCCCCTTTGGAACTATGCTGTGCTGCGGGGCCAG ATCTTCATTGTGTACTTCGTTGCGGGTGTGAAGAAGCTGGACGCAGACTGGGTCGAAGGCTACTCCATGGAGTCTCTGTCCCGGCACTGGCTCTTCAGTCCCTTCAA ACTCGTGCTGTCCGAGGAGATGACCAGCCTGCTGGTGGTGCACTGGTGCGGGCTGCTGCTCGACCTCTCAGCTGGTTTCCTGCTCTTCTTTGACGCCTCGAGGTCCGTCGGCCTGCTCTTCGTGTCCTACTTCCACTGTATGAATTCCCAGCTCTTCAGCATCG GTATGTTCCCCTACGTCATGCTGGCCAGCAGCCCTCTCTTCTGCTCTCCCGAGTGGCCCCGGAAGCTGGTCGCTCACTGCCCGAAAAGGCTGCAAGGACTGCTGCCCCTCAGGGCTGCCCCTCAGCCCAGTGCCTCCTGCGTGTACAAGAGGGGCCGTGCCAAGGGCGGCCAGAAGCCGGGGCTGCGCCACCGGCTGGGCGCGGCCTTCACCCTGCTCTACCTCCTGGAGCAGCTCTTCCTGCCTTATTCCCACTTCCTCACCCAG GGCTATAACAACTGGACCAACGGGCTGTACGGCTACTCCTGGGACATGATGGTGCACTCGCGCTCCCACCAGCACGTGAAGGTCACCTACCGCGATGGCCGCACCGGCGAGCTGGGCTACCTTAACCCTGGG GATTTTTGA